The following are encoded together in the uncultured Sphaerochaeta sp. genome:
- a CDS encoding ABC transporter substrate-binding protein yields the protein MKKNVVFVMLLLVPALIFSAGTKEASEDGPTVLKWYSHASSLGATEETIVEAFNAENPNIRVEIIELPEATNDKLQALLIALQSGDSSIDFFNADVTWTATFASAGLIEPLDAYFSKAEQSEFLPGTIQAASFRDKIWGMPFRTDAGVLYYRADLLEKYGKEVPTTYTELFATAQEINAREGGDMYALVGSLANGEGMTCNAVEWFYSNGGEVIGSDGTILIDSPQNVEILQMMTDAYEANLLPEGVLSYGSGDARASMFQGKQVFMRAWPKAFAMGQDASKSQVAGKLGVSPLPRGPQGTMGKSVVGGWQLFLNKYSENKDEAVKFMKFYASEYAQKLHALNDSYLPSRRALYEDTDILEKYPHYSQFPAILETAVARPQSPYYSEISSILSAEVQNAMKGSKSPAQALADAQKVMESVGK from the coding sequence ATGAAAAAGAATGTAGTCTTTGTAATGCTCCTTCTTGTCCCAGCACTTATCTTCTCCGCTGGTACAAAAGAAGCTTCAGAAGATGGACCAACAGTCCTGAAATGGTATTCACATGCTTCATCACTCGGAGCAACAGAAGAAACAATCGTGGAGGCATTCAATGCCGAGAACCCCAACATCCGTGTTGAGATCATCGAACTGCCTGAAGCAACCAATGATAAGCTGCAAGCCTTGCTTATTGCACTGCAGAGTGGTGACAGTTCCATAGATTTCTTCAATGCTGATGTAACGTGGACTGCAACCTTCGCCTCTGCGGGTTTGATCGAACCACTTGATGCATATTTCAGCAAAGCAGAACAATCTGAGTTCCTTCCGGGAACCATTCAGGCTGCAAGTTTCAGAGACAAGATTTGGGGAATGCCATTCAGAACAGACGCAGGGGTATTGTACTATCGCGCTGACCTTCTGGAGAAATATGGCAAGGAAGTCCCTACAACCTACACAGAACTGTTTGCAACCGCCCAAGAGATTAATGCAAGGGAAGGTGGAGACATGTATGCACTTGTCGGGTCTCTTGCCAATGGGGAAGGCATGACCTGCAATGCAGTAGAATGGTTCTACTCCAACGGTGGAGAGGTAATCGGCAGTGATGGCACTATCCTCATTGACTCTCCCCAGAATGTTGAAATCCTGCAGATGATGACTGATGCCTATGAGGCAAACCTCTTACCTGAAGGAGTACTCTCCTATGGAAGCGGCGATGCAAGAGCCTCCATGTTCCAGGGCAAACAGGTCTTCATGAGAGCATGGCCTAAAGCCTTTGCAATGGGACAGGATGCAAGCAAGTCACAGGTAGCTGGAAAACTTGGTGTTTCCCCACTCCCTCGTGGACCACAGGGCACCATGGGCAAGAGTGTTGTTGGTGGTTGGCAGCTGTTCCTGAACAAATATTCAGAGAACAAGGATGAGGCAGTTAAGTTCATGAAGTTCTATGCAAGTGAATATGCACAGAAACTCCATGCATTGAATGACTCGTACCTGCCATCTCGTCGTGCACTATATGAGGATACTGACATACTGGAGAAATATCCTCACTACAGCCAATTCCCGGCAATCCTTGAGACTGCTGTTGCAAGACCTCAGTCTCCCTACTATTCTGAAATCTCCTCCATTCTTTCTGCAGAAGTGCAGAACGCTATGAAAGGAAGCAAGAGCCCTGCCCAGGCTCTCGCAGATGCTCAGAAAGTAATGGAATCAGTAGGAAAATAA